One genomic segment of Hymenobacter psoromatis includes these proteins:
- a CDS encoding UDP-glucose dehydrogenase family protein, translated as MKIAVVGTGYVGLVTGTCFAEVGIDVVCIDIDQKKIDNLHKGILPIYEPGLEEMVSRNVKSGRLNFSTSLAESIKGADVAFIAVGTPPGEDGSADLKYVLAVARGMGENMDSYTVVVTKSTVPVGTAAKVRAEIEQALAKRGASVEFDVASNPEFLKEGAAIDDFLKPDRIVVGVSSDRAEEMMRRLYKPFLLNGHPIIFMDIPSAEMTKYAANSMLATKISFMNDIANLCEIMGADVNKVRQGIGSDARIGHKFIYPGIGYGGSCFPKDVKALIKTAQENGYQMQVLQAVEGVNEAQKEVLFSKVKKHFGGDLKGKKFAIWGLSFKPKTDDMREAPSLVIIEKLLAEGATVSAYDPVAIPEAKHSLGDTITYAKDQFEALVDADALLVVTEWPEFRSPSFEVVGRLLKQKAIFDGRNIYDAAELKELGFAYHCIGVKTDHQESVA; from the coding sequence ATGAAAATAGCAGTAGTAGGTACCGGCTACGTCGGGCTGGTCACGGGCACATGCTTCGCGGAAGTGGGCATCGATGTCGTGTGCATTGACATTGACCAGAAAAAAATTGATAACCTCCACAAAGGCATCCTGCCCATCTACGAGCCGGGGCTGGAGGAAATGGTGTCGCGTAATGTGAAGTCGGGCCGCCTAAATTTCTCTACCTCGCTGGCTGAGAGCATAAAAGGCGCTGACGTGGCCTTTATCGCGGTGGGTACCCCGCCCGGCGAAGACGGCTCGGCCGACCTGAAATACGTACTGGCCGTAGCCCGCGGCATGGGCGAAAACATGGATAGCTACACGGTGGTCGTAACCAAGAGCACCGTGCCGGTGGGCACCGCTGCTAAGGTGCGCGCCGAAATTGAGCAGGCCCTGGCCAAGCGCGGCGCGAGCGTGGAGTTCGACGTAGCTTCTAACCCCGAGTTCCTGAAAGAAGGCGCGGCGATTGACGACTTCCTTAAGCCCGACCGCATCGTGGTGGGCGTCAGCTCTGACCGGGCCGAGGAAATGATGCGCCGGCTCTACAAGCCCTTTCTGCTTAATGGCCACCCGATTATTTTCATGGATATTCCATCGGCCGAGATGACGAAATACGCCGCTAATTCCATGCTGGCGACTAAAATCTCGTTTATGAACGACATTGCCAACCTGTGCGAAATCATGGGAGCCGATGTCAATAAGGTGCGGCAGGGCATTGGTTCTGATGCCCGCATCGGCCACAAGTTTATCTATCCCGGCATCGGCTATGGCGGCTCGTGCTTCCCGAAGGACGTGAAAGCCCTTATCAAGACGGCCCAGGAAAACGGCTATCAGATGCAGGTACTGCAAGCCGTGGAGGGTGTGAACGAGGCGCAGAAAGAAGTGCTGTTCAGCAAAGTAAAGAAGCACTTTGGCGGCGACTTGAAGGGTAAGAAATTCGCTATCTGGGGCCTGTCCTTCAAGCCCAAGACCGACGACATGCGCGAAGCTCCGTCGCTGGTCATCATCGAGAAGCTGCTGGCCGAAGGTGCGACCGTTTCGGCCTACGACCCGGTGGCCATTCCGGAAGCCAAGCACTCGCTGGGCGACACTATCACCTATGCCAAAGACCAGTTCGAAGCGTTAGTAGATGCTGACGCGCTACTGGTCGTAACGGAGTGGCCCGAGTTTCGCTCGCCCTCATTTGAGGTGGTAGGCCGCCTGCTGAAGCAAAAAGCCATCTTTGACGGCCGTAATATCTACGATGCCGCCGAACTAAAAGAACTGGGCTTCGCCTACCACTGCATCGGGGTTAAGACCGACCATCAGGAGTCGGTTGCTTAG
- the asnB gene encoding asparagine synthase (glutamine-hydrolyzing), with protein sequence MCGITGLYAFSDSGRLALSRLQASTDAIVRRGPDSQGHFVYDNVGLGFRRLAILDLSADGNQPMTDASGRYTIVFNGEIFNFRELREKLVRKGYQFHSQTDTEVILNLYISEGRSFIKKLNGFFGFAIYDKEDDSLFIARDRYGVKPLHVYRDEDHLLFGSELKSLLALGAPRKLDYVALSQYLQLNYIPGPATIFKGIKKVLPGYYLFIQGKKVVRKRWYKIPYDPKKVAKNKLTYAEQQKKLVTLLDEAVERRLVADVPLGSFLSGGIDSSVITALATRHTPHLNTFSIGFRDEPFFDETKYANLVAKMHNTNHTVFSLSNDDLYEHLFQMLDYFDEPFADSSALAVHVLSQRTRQHVTVALSGDGADELFGGYNKHQGDFRVRQGGFKAEAVTGLNLLWDVLPKSRNSYFGNKVRQFQRFSRGMLSGPKDRYWDWASFASEKQALDLLSPASRQKVGRKLAAKRRKDILENIHADGDLNEVLLTDTQLVLPYDMLTKVDLMSMANSLEVRTPFLDYHVVNFAFSLPVSSKVDGTMKKKIVQDAFRPLLPPELYDRPKHGFEVPLLKWMRGELRPLIEQDLLADDFVAGQGIFAVEAVQELKKQLFSGNPGDAHARIWALLVFQYWWKHYMAEPIKLKTS encoded by the coding sequence ATGTGTGGAATAACCGGCCTCTACGCCTTCTCCGATTCGGGCCGCCTGGCCCTAAGCCGCCTGCAGGCGTCCACCGACGCCATTGTGCGCCGTGGCCCCGATTCGCAAGGGCATTTTGTGTACGACAACGTGGGCCTGGGCTTTCGCCGGCTGGCTATCCTCGACCTTTCGGCCGATGGCAACCAGCCCATGACCGATGCCTCGGGCCGTTACACCATCGTCTTCAACGGCGAGATATTTAACTTCCGCGAGCTGCGCGAAAAGCTGGTGCGCAAAGGCTATCAGTTTCATTCCCAGACTGATACAGAGGTTATTCTCAACCTGTATATCAGCGAGGGCAGGAGCTTTATCAAGAAGCTCAACGGCTTTTTCGGCTTCGCCATCTACGATAAGGAAGACGACTCGCTGTTTATCGCCCGCGACCGCTACGGGGTCAAGCCCCTGCACGTGTACCGCGACGAAGACCACCTGCTATTTGGCTCCGAGCTGAAGTCGCTGCTAGCCCTGGGCGCCCCCCGCAAGCTCGATTACGTGGCTTTGAGCCAGTATTTGCAGCTTAATTACATTCCGGGGCCGGCCACTATTTTCAAGGGTATTAAGAAAGTATTACCAGGCTACTACCTCTTTATTCAGGGTAAGAAGGTGGTGCGCAAGCGCTGGTACAAGATTCCGTATGACCCGAAAAAGGTCGCCAAAAACAAGCTCACTTATGCCGAACAGCAAAAAAAGCTGGTAACGCTGCTGGATGAGGCGGTGGAGCGCCGCCTCGTGGCCGACGTGCCGCTGGGCTCTTTCCTGAGCGGCGGCATCGATTCCAGTGTGATTACGGCGCTGGCTACCCGCCACACGCCCCACCTCAACACGTTCAGCATCGGCTTCCGCGACGAGCCATTCTTTGATGAAACCAAGTACGCCAACCTGGTGGCGAAGATGCATAACACCAACCACACGGTGTTTTCGCTGAGCAACGACGACCTCTACGAGCATCTGTTTCAGATGCTGGACTACTTCGATGAGCCCTTTGCCGACTCGTCGGCGCTGGCCGTGCACGTGCTTAGCCAGCGCACCCGCCAGCACGTAACGGTGGCGCTGAGCGGCGACGGGGCCGACGAGCTATTTGGCGGCTACAATAAGCATCAGGGCGATTTTCGGGTGCGGCAGGGCGGCTTCAAGGCTGAAGCCGTGACGGGCCTGAACCTGCTCTGGGACGTGCTGCCTAAGTCTCGCAACTCGTACTTCGGCAATAAAGTCCGGCAGTTTCAGCGCTTCTCGCGCGGCATGCTCAGTGGCCCTAAGGACCGGTATTGGGACTGGGCCAGCTTCGCCTCCGAAAAGCAGGCCCTGGACCTGCTCAGTCCCGCCAGCCGCCAGAAGGTGGGTAGAAAACTGGCTGCCAAGCGCCGCAAGGATATCCTGGAAAATATCCACGCCGACGGCGACCTCAATGAGGTCTTACTCACCGACACGCAGCTCGTACTACCCTACGATATGCTGACGAAGGTGGACCTGATGAGCATGGCTAATTCGCTGGAAGTCAGAACGCCATTCCTGGATTATCACGTTGTAAACTTCGCCTTTTCTCTACCCGTTAGCAGCAAGGTAGATGGCACGATGAAAAAGAAAATTGTGCAGGATGCCTTCCGCCCCCTGCTGCCACCCGAGCTATACGACCGCCCCAAGCACGGCTTCGAGGTGCCGCTGCTTAAGTGGATGCGCGGCGAGCTGCGCCCCCTCATTGAGCAGGATTTACTGGCCGACGATTTCGTAGCCGGACAAGGGATTTTTGCCGTGGAGGCAGTGCAAGAGCTAAAAAAACAGTTGTTTTCCGGCAATCCCGGCGACGCGCACGCCCGTATCTGGGCGCTGCTGGTGTTTCAGTACTGGTGGAAGCACTATATGGCCGAACCTATAAAACTAAAAACTTCCTGA
- a CDS encoding acyl-CoA-binding protein has product MSLQQEFEAAVQQVDNLPANVAAQHMTDLYGLYKQATEGDVNMKSDEVDPGGADKPSGPAGLSQAQWESWDKYKGVSEEDAKRRYVAQVTQINNAGAGTQAGEVPTDALTNAPMAPEIPQGQENDTTAPQPGFGPGEATAGGLRGDITAGAPYGGEDKLKGNQ; this is encoded by the coding sequence ATGAGCTTACAGCAAGAATTTGAAGCCGCCGTGCAACAGGTTGACAACCTCCCCGCCAACGTGGCCGCCCAGCACATGACCGACCTCTACGGCCTCTATAAGCAGGCTACTGAAGGCGATGTGAACATGAAATCTGATGAAGTAGACCCCGGCGGCGCAGACAAGCCCAGCGGCCCCGCCGGCCTCTCGCAGGCCCAGTGGGAGTCGTGGGACAAGTACAAAGGCGTTTCGGAGGAAGATGCCAAGCGCCGCTACGTGGCTCAGGTAACCCAGATTAATAACGCTGGCGCGGGCACCCAGGCCGGTGAGGTCCCTACCGACGCGCTCACCAATGCCCCAATGGCTCCCGAAATCCCCCAAGGCCAAGAGAATGACACGACTGCGCCGCAGCCCGGCTTCGGCCCCGGCGAGGCCACGGCCGGCGGCCTGCGCGGCGACATTACTGCCGGCGCGCCCTACGGCGGTGAGGATAAACTGAAGGGGAATCAATAA
- a CDS encoding N-acetylmuramoyl-L-alanine amidase produces MTKATTTFLLAAGLLATACVRNPYATTNKVYRQQVKLLAQQIQAQPALPPDTLPPTPYWVGTVNFNLRKPNYVIIHHTAQDSTAQTLKTFTQTKTQVSAHYVIGRNGRVFHMLSDYLRAWHAGVARWGSVTDINSISIGIELDNNGREPFAAAQLTSLLKILGYLKRSYNIPAANFIGHGDIAPTRKSDPSALFPWQKLAARGYGLWYDAAVLTDTTAVPFAADSLGRLLPGLTPREALRIIGYDTQDLNAAILAFKRHFVPTDPSPLLTEQDRRILYNIYRKSL; encoded by the coding sequence ATGACTAAAGCGACTACTACCTTTTTGCTTGCGGCTGGCCTGCTCGCTACGGCCTGCGTGCGTAACCCCTACGCCACTACCAATAAGGTTTATCGCCAGCAGGTCAAGCTATTAGCGCAGCAAATTCAGGCGCAGCCGGCCCTACCCCCCGACACGCTGCCGCCTACCCCCTACTGGGTGGGCACCGTCAATTTTAATCTGCGCAAGCCCAACTACGTCATTATTCATCACACCGCGCAGGATAGTACCGCGCAGACTCTGAAGACTTTTACGCAAACTAAAACGCAGGTAAGCGCACATTACGTCATCGGCCGCAACGGCCGGGTGTTCCACATGCTGAGCGACTACCTGCGGGCCTGGCACGCTGGGGTAGCCCGCTGGGGCAGCGTGACCGATATCAATTCCATATCCATCGGTATCGAATTGGATAATAATGGCCGCGAGCCTTTCGCGGCGGCGCAGCTGACCAGCCTGCTGAAAATTCTGGGGTATTTAAAACGCAGTTATAACATTCCAGCCGCCAATTTCATCGGCCACGGCGACATTGCCCCAACCCGCAAAAGCGACCCGAGCGCGCTCTTTCCCTGGCAAAAGTTAGCTGCCCGCGGCTACGGCCTCTGGTACGATGCGGCCGTGCTAACTGATACCACTGCCGTGCCCTTCGCCGCCGACTCGCTGGGCCGGCTCCTACCCGGCCTCACCCCCCGCGAGGCCCTGCGCATCATCGGCTATGATACGCAGGACCTAAACGCGGCTATTCTGGCCTTCAAGCGCCATTTCGTGCCCACTGACCCGAGCCCGTTGCTAACCGAGCAGGACCGGCGGATTTTATATAATATTTATCGCAAAAGCTTGTAG
- the rny gene encoding ribonuclease Y, producing the protein MSLIILYCAIAAVLALVVGVGVGRQLAGKARQDHEGAARAQAQQLLAEAEAEATRTRDERIQQSKDKFRNLKNEYEQEQKRQRREFEAESQRLKAGLDQELTERRQGVLVQEQSIKHLTDTTQKQLEALQHKEKELEATREKLQADTEHHRARFEQQEEKRQSKHEAALAELQAKQQEAEAQLHDVQNQLEKVAGLTAAEAREQLVESLKNEAQLQASSYIKDTVALAKLTATKDAKKVVLETIQRTASEHAIENCVSIFNIESDDVKGKIIGREGRNIRALEAATGVEIIVDDTPEAIIISGFDPVRREIARLSLHLLVKDGRIHPARVEEIVAKTTKKIEEEIIEIGERTVIDLGIHGLHPELIRMVGRMRFRSSYGQNLLQHSREVANLCATMAAELGLNVKHARRAGLLHDIGKVSTEEPELPHAILGMEMAKKYKEHPDVVNAIGAHHDEMEMTALISPIVQACDAISGSRPGARREMMESYIKRLRQLEETAGAFKGVNQTYAIQAGRELRVIVDAENVSDERAGELSFEISQKIEKEMQYPGQIKVTVIREMRSVAYAK; encoded by the coding sequence ATGTCTCTTATAATTTTATACTGCGCGATTGCCGCCGTCCTCGCCCTCGTGGTGGGCGTGGGGGTAGGCCGCCAGCTGGCCGGCAAAGCCCGGCAAGACCACGAGGGCGCGGCCCGCGCCCAAGCCCAGCAGCTCCTCGCCGAAGCTGAGGCCGAAGCCACCCGCACCCGCGACGAGCGCATTCAGCAATCGAAAGATAAGTTTCGTAACCTCAAAAACGAGTACGAGCAGGAGCAGAAGCGCCAGCGCCGCGAGTTTGAGGCCGAAAGCCAGCGTCTCAAAGCGGGCCTCGACCAAGAGCTGACCGAGCGTCGGCAGGGCGTGCTAGTTCAGGAGCAAAGCATCAAGCACCTAACCGATACCACCCAAAAGCAGCTTGAAGCCCTGCAGCACAAGGAAAAAGAGCTGGAAGCCACCCGCGAAAAGCTGCAAGCCGACACCGAACACCACCGCGCCCGTTTCGAGCAGCAGGAAGAAAAGCGCCAGAGCAAGCACGAAGCCGCCCTGGCTGAGCTGCAAGCCAAGCAGCAGGAAGCCGAAGCCCAACTGCACGACGTGCAAAACCAGCTCGAGAAAGTGGCCGGCCTCACCGCTGCCGAGGCCCGCGAGCAGCTCGTGGAAAGCCTTAAAAACGAGGCGCAGCTCCAAGCCAGCTCCTACATCAAGGACACCGTGGCGCTGGCCAAGCTCACGGCTACCAAGGACGCCAAGAAGGTGGTGCTGGAAACCATTCAGCGCACCGCCTCGGAGCACGCCATTGAAAACTGCGTCTCGATTTTCAACATTGAGAGCGACGACGTGAAGGGCAAAATTATTGGGCGCGAGGGCCGCAACATCCGGGCGTTGGAAGCCGCGACGGGGGTAGAGATTATCGTGGACGACACGCCGGAGGCCATTATCATCTCGGGTTTCGACCCGGTGCGCCGCGAAATCGCGCGCCTCTCGCTGCACTTGCTCGTGAAAGACGGCCGCATCCACCCGGCGCGGGTGGAAGAAATTGTGGCCAAGACGACCAAGAAAATTGAAGAAGAAATCATCGAGATTGGCGAGCGCACGGTCATTGACCTCGGCATTCACGGCCTGCACCCCGAGCTGATTCGGATGGTAGGCCGGATGCGCTTCCGTTCTTCCTACGGCCAAAATCTGCTCCAGCACAGCCGCGAAGTGGCCAACCTCTGCGCCACGATGGCTGCCGAGTTGGGCCTCAACGTGAAGCACGCCCGCCGCGCCGGCCTGCTCCACGATATCGGCAAGGTGAGCACCGAAGAGCCCGAATTGCCTCACGCCATCTTGGGCATGGAGATGGCCAAGAAATACAAAGAGCACCCCGACGTGGTGAACGCTATTGGCGCGCACCACGACGAAATGGAGATGACGGCCCTTATCTCGCCCATCGTGCAAGCGTGCGACGCCATTTCTGGCTCGCGCCCCGGTGCCCGCCGCGAAATGATGGAGAGCTACATCAAGCGCCTGCGCCAGCTCGAAGAAACCGCCGGAGCTTTCAAAGGCGTGAACCAGACCTACGCCATCCAGGCCGGCCGCGAGCTGCGCGTGATAGTGGATGCGGAAAACGTGAGCGACGAGCGTGCTGGTGAGCTGAGCTTCGAGATTTCGCAAAAAATTGAGAAGGAAATGCAGTACCCCGGTCAGATTAAGGTGACCGTCATCCGCGAAATGCGCTCAGTAGCTTACGCTAAGTAG
- a CDS encoding cell division protein ZapA, protein MNDLAIKIRIAERDYPMRVEVADEERLRLAGRQLSERLREFREQYGIQDKQDLLAMVALATMADSLKVSKEKDGTDAALTERLARLDELLTGVVLAA, encoded by the coding sequence ATGAACGACTTAGCCATCAAGATTCGCATTGCCGAGCGCGACTACCCCATGCGGGTAGAAGTGGCTGACGAAGAGCGCCTGCGCCTGGCGGGCCGGCAGCTCAGCGAACGGCTCCGGGAGTTTCGGGAGCAATACGGGATTCAGGACAAACAGGACCTGCTGGCGATGGTAGCCCTCGCCACAATGGCGGACTCCCTGAAAGTCAGCAAGGAAAAGGATGGAACCGATGCAGCCCTCACCGAGCGCCTAGCGCGCCTCGACGAGCTGCTAACAGGCGTGGTGCTGGCCGCCTAG